The Anolis carolinensis isolate JA03-04 chromosome 2, rAnoCar3.1.pri, whole genome shotgun sequence genome has a window encoding:
- the reep2 gene encoding receptor expression-enhancing protein 2 isoform X1, with translation MGIPSHLVCLRRKLYNNQIATVRTDHRTADCFKIGKGVWQVCILSPYLFNLYAEHIMQHAGLVEAKAGVKIVGRNINLRYGDDTILKAESEEELRSLITKVKEESAIAGLQLNIKKTKIMATIMIDNWQIEGENVKAVTNFVFLGAKITVDADCSQEIRRRLLLGRRAMTNLDKIVTSRDITLATKVHIVKTVVFHIVTYGCETIRKAERRQIDAFELWCWKKILRVPWITRRSNQSILQEIKPDCSLEERILEAKMKYFGHIMRRQESLEKRMILGKMEGKRKRGRPRARWMDGILEVTGLTLKELGVATADSKLWHGLIHEVTKSRK, from the coding sequence atggggataccaagtcaccttgtctgtctccggAGAAAGCTGTATAACAACCaaatagcaacagtaagaacagaccacagaacagcaGACtgtttcaagattgggaaaggagtatggcaggtctgtatactttcaccctacctattcaacttgtacgcagaacacatcatgcaacatgcaggGCTTGTTGAAGcgaaggctggagttaaaattgttggaagaaacattaaccttagatatggagatgataccattctgaaggctgaaagtgaggaggagctcaggagccttatcaccaaagtgaaagaggaaagtgcaatagctgggttgcagttaaacatcaagaaaaccaagattatggcaaccataatgattgataactggcaaatagagggagaaaacgtgaaggCGGTGACAAATTTTgtgtttctaggtgcaaagattactgtagatgcagactgcagccaggaaatcagaagacgtttacttcttgggaggagagcaatgaccaaccttgataaaatagtgacgagtagagacatcacactggcaacgaaggtccatatAGTTAAAACAGTGGTATTccacatagtaacctatggatgtgagaccataaggaaggctgagcgaaggcagatagatgcttttgaactgtggtgttggaagaaaattctgagagtgccttggatcacaagaagatccaaccagtccatactccaggaaataaagcccgactgctcactggaggaaaggatattagaggcaaagatgaagtactttggccacataatgagaagacaggaaagcttagagaagagaatgatactggggaagatggaagggaaaaggaagaggggccgaccaagggcaagatggatggatggtatccttgaagtgactggcttgaccttgaaggagctgggggtggccacggctgacagcaagctctggcatgggctgatccatgaggtcacaaagagtaggAAGTGA